The Macaca thibetana thibetana isolate TM-01 chromosome 5, ASM2454274v1, whole genome shotgun sequence genomic sequence ATTACAGAATCACTATTTATAAATTAACTCATTATAATGCTTAAGAGTGTTAAATAGTGATATCCCAAAGCTATCTCTTGGGATGAACACATTGAATTAATAATAGTGTAAGATATCTCAAAGCCATTTGCAAATATGACAtaggtaataaaaatattagatagTATGTTTTCTAGATAAtgcaataaaatgatataaaataataaagtttttagTGTTTAACATACAGTATTATGATAAAATTCTTTATTGTCcattatgaatatatttgtagAAAGCATGTTAAAATAAAGCTGCTGTCATTATTGTAAATGAACTTTAATgtggctatttttaaaagacagtgcaGTCAATTACAGCagatataaaaatgtaagtttctATATTACAGGCTTTCAAACCCTGAGAGGTTAAATTTCTAGAATTTACAAGTAAAATGATACCCTTATTATTTCCAGGGGTTGACAAATTAGccttaaaactaaaaacatattAAACCATATACTTTTTGTTTAATATCAAAAGTAAATCTGAATTTTACTGACAGTTTGATGACTGAGAGTAATCTAACTGGGTCCTTACTGCTGCACTTTCCATCATGTGTATATTGCCTTTTCTCTGGGAAAAGTTAATTTTGTTCACATCCATCATTATGTATCCATCAGACTCAAgtcttgtttttcttaattactatttCCTGACAATTATCTTTTACTTTCCTTCCAAAGTATTTTGCCAAGTGGAGGAGTGTGGATGCAACTCCCCGATTTGTTGTTCGATGACATTTCCAAGGCAGCCTTGTGCATTCACATTATGCTTTTAACTATACTAGAGATTCACTTGAAAATACTAGACCTCTGTTCAGGAGTGGCTGTGCATAGAGTAATGGCTGAGTATTGATGTCTGTGGCCTCTTGCACGTCTGGTGCCTCCCAGCGCCTGACGATGCTCCCCGCTGTACCTGTGTTTCAGCGAGCCCACGGCCTCGGTGCCCCCCGAGTCGGACGTGTACCGGATGCTCCACGACAATCGGAATGAGCCCACACAGCCTCGCCAGTCGGGCTCCTTCAGAGTGCTCCAGGGAATGGTGGACGATGGCTCTGGTGAGCAGCCGCTGACACCCGCTGAAACGTATTGATAGAGGCCACTGCGGGCGGCGGGACGGGGAGGACAGCAAACGTACCGGGACGAAAGTCTAAACCTTGGTTTTAATTGGGCGCCAAATGAATTTTTGCTCGGAAGGTTAGGATATGGATGGTGCCTAGTTTAAAAAAGGAGATTCTGGGACATGTCCAAGTAGCCACCAACTGAAGTCATAAAAGGACACCAAAGACAAATTGCATTAATGGTTGTCAAGGGCTAACTCAGCTTACAAGTCATGAGATATTGTTTTAAACAAATACTGTCAAACTTCTTAGCCTCCCCCCACACTCTGGAgtatcaccatcatcaaaaacTAAACAACACTCTAACAAACCCTGACTATGTTCCGTGTTCTATGAAAAGTATTTTGCACACattatcatttaatcttcacaggaACTTGGGGAGGTGAGCCTATTATTTGCCCTACTTAGCAAATGAGAGGCGAGGGATGGGCAGGTGGCCTTGTGAAAGGCCACACAGTCAGTGAGCCGCAGACCCAGGTCTCCAGCCCACTCCCGTCATCTTCAGGGCTCCTGCCCTGACCTATGCTTCTCCATGCCCAAAAGATATAGACTGTCCTTTAAAAGCCACACAAAAATGCAGAATgtcccattaggatggctactgtAAAAAGCATGGagaataacaagtattggtgagcatatggagaaatgggaaccctgTGCATTACTGAGGGGAAGGTAACAGGGAGCAGCCACCCTCGGGGAGTATGGCAGCTCCTCGAAAAGTTAGTGATCCCGCAGCCCCACTCCTAGGAATGTACCCCAAAAgacttgaaagcagggactcaaacagattctttttctttttttgagccggagtcttgctctgttgcccaggctagagtgggtggtgcatcttggctcactgtaacctctgcctcatgggttcaagtgattctcctgcctcagcctcccgagtagctgggattacaggcacccgccaccacgcctggctaatttttgtatttttagtagagacggggttttacctcttggccaggctggtctcgaactcctgatctcatgatccacccgcctcggcctcccagagtgctgggattacaggcgtgagccaccgcgcccggcctgtatgcCAGCATTTATCTTATTCACAGTAGCCCAAAGAGGGAATTCACCCAATGTCCATCgaatgatgaatggataagcaaaatgtagtgtgcacatacaatgaaatgtttttcAGTCTTAAAAGGAATTAAATTCTGACACATGGTGCACcatgaatgaactttgaaaacactatgtgaagtgaaagaagccagacacaaagaggcaaatattgtatgattccatttatttgaaagatccagaacaggcaaatccaagagacagaaaacagaatagaAGTTACCAGGGGCTGTGAGCAGGAGCACAGGGAGTTACCgtttaatgggtacagtttcTGGGAGGTGAAGAAATGGTTCCGGAGGTGGATATGGACAGTGCTTGCACAACATTACGAATGTACCTAATGTCACTGAATTGCACCCCTAAACATGgtgaaaatggtaaattttatgtatattttgccacaataaaaaataatgcccTCCGCTCCTTTGAGCGTTTTGTAACAGTTGCCtccaaccacaacaacaaaataaatgttttctctaaTTCCATTCTGTAATGCCCTATTTCAGAACAACGTCCCTTATGATTGCATCAGTCCTGTTCGGAATATGACAGTGCAGATGCAACTGAAGGCTAAAGTGCACAGTTTAAAATAGAAGCTTAGCACAAGCTGCAGCCAGCTGTTCCCTAGCCATACATGGAAACGCTTTGTTTTTCAGATGACCGTCCGGCTGGAACGCGGAGTGTGAGAGCTCCGGTGACGAAAGTCCATGGTGGTTCAGGCGGGGCACAGAGGATGCCGCTCTGTGACAAATGTGGGAGTGGCATAGTGTAAGTGTCATTTCTAACCCTGGAATTTACAATACCGCTTGGCAACAGTTCATTTCTTCTACTTTAAGACTTTATAGACTAAAGGCAATTATGAAAACCAAATTTCTGTTCATCAACTTGAAACATAGGTCCCCAACATTTAACACATTGTGACTGTCACTCCTTAGATATACCTCCAAATTGTCACATCATATGAATCAGCAATTTTGACTTACAATTTCAGAATactctcatgaaaaaaaaaaaataccccaaatGTATGTTGAAAAGTCACTTCTAAGAATCATGACTTCACTTTAAACTCCCCCACCCCTGTTAATGTCTAGTCTTTAGTAAGTGTATACATTTAGTATACATAGTATCCTCCTCTGTATAAACACAGGGAAACAAATGCAGCATGAGGatgttaattaaaatacattatctttACCCAGTTTAAGTTACACagattttgaaacaaaatattgaaaaactaCTGTCAGCTTCtattacaaagaaatatttatttatttatttatttatttatttatttatttatttggagacagagccttgctttgtcacccaggctgcagtgcagtggcgcaatcttggctcactgcaacctctgcctcccgggttcaagtgattctcctgcctcagcctccccagtagctgggattacaggtgcccgccaccacacctggctaatttttgtatttttggtaagaggaggtttcaccatgttggccaggctggtctccaactcctaacttcaggtgatttgcccgcctcagcctcccgaagtgctgggattccagttgtgagctgccgcgcccggtGGGGACCTTATGTTTAAATAACCACACTTGCTAGTTCAGGATCAAGTCAACCAAGATAATTCTGACATCCTCATGGCATTCGTGCCATGTGGGCACATCCCCATCCCATTATTCCATTCCCCTGCCATGAATTCACACACTGATGTGTCCTCTGTCCGGTTAGCCAGGATACATCCCAAGAGGGCAGTGGGGGATAAACCTGGTTAGGGCAAGAGGAGGAACATGGGACCAAAAGGTCAAAGCAGGGCAGGGAGCTCAGAGCAGAGAGGCCCTCAGTAAAATACAATAGTGCCTGACGTTACCAGAAGCAATCATAGTGCCTAAGCTGGAGTAAACTGTTCACAGTAGAAGCTAGTCCACCCACCCCAAAGGAATTCCACCTCTGCTCTTTGATCTGTTTTCTCTTGCTCCATTGAATAAAGGCTGGACCACCCAGATGGAAAGCAATCAGAGAGACTCTGTTCATTGGGTAGATGACCACTCCGTCAAAAGCAGAATTTTTTGCAGAGGGGTTGGTCTTGTCTCCATCATGTCTCCCTCTTCAAAGAAATGATGAGGAAAGATCATGAAGTAGCATCCTACAAATTTTCTATTAAGGACTCTTTTGAAAATCTGAACATAGTCCCACGTCAACACCAGAGAGAAACATGGGATGGCTTGTTGTGGATATCCTAGATCTCCATGACAATTACATACAGTTTCACGGCTGTGCATGTTtttacagctggaggccattgtttCCTGACTGTGAAATAGAGAACACCTGCCTTCTCTGTTGGGTTCTCGCCTTTGTCTCAATTTTTGCTCTGTGGTTTTTTAACTTGAGCTCATTTTCTTCCCCAACAGCAGTGCAGTGGTGAAGGCACGGGATAAGTACCGGCACCCTGAGTGCTTCGTGTGTgctgactgcaacctcaacctcaaGCAAAAGGGCTACTTCTTCATCGAAGGGGAGCTGTACTGCGAAACCCATGCAAGAGCCCGTACGAAGCCCCCAGAGGGCTACGACACGGTCACTCTGTATCCCAAAGCTTAAGTCTCTGCAGGCGGGGCACGCACGCACGCACCCACGCACACTTACACAGGAAGACGTCCATGGCTTTGGGCAGAAGGATTGTGCAGATTGTCAGCTCCAAATCTGAAGTCAAGGCTTTAGACCTTTATCCTATTGCTTATTGAGGAAAAGGAATGGGAGGCAAACGCCTGCTATGTGACAAAAACATACACTTCGCTATGTTTTGCAACCCTTTTTGTCTGGGGCTAGCAATAATGATATTTAAAgcaataattttttgtatgtcaTACTCCACAATTTACATGTATATTACAGCCATCAAACATGTAAACATCAAGATATTTGAAGAAGTCTAATTGTCTTTCCTTGACAAGTTGATTTTGCAATTGTGGTAAATACCAAATAACAATCTTGTATTCTAACATAATCTGCAgttgtctgtttctgttttaacGATTACAGTGCATGTTAGGGAGAAAGTCCCtgaatttctttagttttatattCAAACAATTATGCCACTGGATGCAAcaaacataataaatacataaaagattttaaaaatacctaatgAAGTGGCATTCATTGAATTCAAATAAAATCAACATTTCAATGAGAGAACCCAATCATATTTTAACATGTacactaataaatattttaagataaatgtgGTTTCTTCTCATTACTCTTATGAGCACAAAATTTCTGATGATAGGCGAAGCACTGAAATTTGCTAAAGGTAATTCAGTCTTTCAAATTAAAAGTTTCACTTGCTTCAACAGAGTCTCTTTCAATTTAAATATCTCTTTCAGATCAATAGTCAGATTGAAGGTTCAAAGTCCATCACGGCTGTTTCTCAGGCTCAATGGTTCACCACCTCCTCTTCCCAAGATGGCATCTCCAGGAGGAAACAGTTTAGAGGACTTCCTAAGGAGGGCAGGGGGTGCTGGTCTCCTGGGGTCCTGCTTGTATCCACTGTTGAAATCCTTGGTTTCACTTGTGATCTGTGGTCTGTTTTCTTGACATAGTTGGGGCCAGGCAATAATCCCACCTCCACTGCCACCTCCAAAACTCTCAGCTCAGCTTTCCTGGAGTCACGGATCATCTGTCTGAGACATGCACTCCGCCTGGCCCTGGAGCAGGCAGCCTACCTTGCAGGCTCTGCACCGTGTTACCTTGCCTCTCACGCAGGGTGGCCACAGGGGAATGCCCCTGACTTGCATCTCTCACCTACTTTCCATGTTCCCCATTGGGGACATACAGGAACTTCTGAAACTGTTCCCTCAGGTTCAAACC encodes the following:
- the PDLIM3 gene encoding PDZ and LIM domain protein 3 isoform X3 → MPQTVVLPGPAPWGFRLSGGIDFNQPLVITRITPGSKAAAANLCPGDVILAIDGFGTESMTHADAQDRIKAAAHQLCLKVDRAETHLWSPQVSEDGKAHPFKINLESEPQDVNYFEHKHNIRPKPFIIPGRSSEPTASVPPESDVYRMLHDNRNEPTQPRQSGSFRVLQGMVDDGSDDRPAGTRSVRAPVTKVHGGSGGAQRMPLCDKCGSGIVSAVVKARDKYRHPECFVCADCNLNLKQKGYFFIEGELYCETHARARTKPPEGYDTVTLYPKA